One Brassica napus cultivar Da-Ae chromosome A5, Da-Ae, whole genome shotgun sequence DNA window includes the following coding sequences:
- the LOC106451813 gene encoding LRR receptor-like serine/threonine-protein kinase RGI5: protein MEKEPNHFTRLFPFNHFYIIKRPSFDCCIKQSNLLFLILFLFGSWVSMAQPTLSLSSDGQALLSLKRQSLSSSSSILSSWDPQDKTPCSWYGITCSADNRVISVSIPDTFLNLSSIPPDLSSLSSLQFLNLSSTNLSGLIPPSFGKLTHLRLLDLSSNALSGPVPSELGRLSSLQFLILNANKLSGSIPSQISNLFSLQVLCLQDNLLNGSIPSSLGSLVSLQEFRLGGNPNLGGPIPAQIGLLKNLTTLGLAASGLTGSIPSTFGNLVNLQTLALYDTDVSGTIPPQLGLCSELRNLYLHMNKLTGSIPKELGKLQKITSLLLWGNSLSGAIPPEISNSSSLVVFDVSANDLSGEIPGDLGKLVWLEQLQLSDNMFTGHIPWEISNCSSLIALQLDKNKLSGSIPSQIGNLKSLESFFLWENSVSGTIPSSFGNCTDLVALDLSRNKLTGRIPEELFSLKRLSKLLLLGNSLSGGLPKSVAKCQSLVRLRLGENQLSGQVPKEIGELQNLVFLDLYMNHFSGGLPYEISNITVLELLDVHNNYITGDIPAQLGNLVNLEQLDLSRNSFTGYIPLSFGNFSYLNKLILNNNLLTGQIPKSIKNLQKLTLLDLSFNSLSGEIPQELGRVTTLTINLDLSYNAFTGDIPGTFSGLTQLQSLDLSHNMLNGDIKVLGSLTSLASLNISFNNFSGPIPATPFFKTISASSYLQNKNLCHTIDGITCSSRTGRSKSPKMVALVTVILASTTIALLAAWLLVLRNNHRYKTQKQTTTTTTSSTAEDLSYPWTFIPFQKLGISVNNIVSSLTDENVIGKGCSGVVYRAEMPNGETIAVKKLWRTKENDDEPTTEMEIQILGSIRHRNIVKLLGYCSNKSVKLLLYNYFPNGNLQQLLQGNRSLDWETRYKIAIGTAQGLAYLHHDCLPAILHRDVKCNNILLDSKFEAILADFGLAKVMNHTAMSQVAGSYGYIAPEYGYTMNITEKSDVYSYGVVLLEILSGRSAVEPQIGDGLHIVEWVKKKMGSFEPALSVLDVKLQGLPDQIVQEMLQTLGVAMFCVNSSPVERPTMKEVVALLTEVKCSPEEWGKTSQPLIKPSSSL from the exons ATGGAGAAAGAACCAAACCATTTCACCCGTTTATTTCCTTTCAACCATTTTTACATCATAAAGCGGCCATCTTTCGATTGTTGCATCAAACAGTCGAACCTTCTCTTCTTGATCTTGTTCCTTTTTGGTTCATGGGTCTCCATGGCCCAACCCACTCTTTCTCTTTCATCAGACGGCCAAGCTCTTCTCTCTTTGAAGAGACAATCAttatcctcttcttcatcaatcttGTCTTCATGGGACCCACAAGACAAAACACCATGTTCATGGTATGGCATTACATGCTCTGCAGACAACAGAGTGATCTCTGTCTCCATCCCCGACACATTCCTTAACCTGTCTTCAATCCCACCAgacctctcttctctctcctctcttcagTTCCTAAACCTCTCCTCCACAAACCTCTCTGGCCTAATCCCTCCTTCTTTTGGAAAACTAACCCACCTCAGGCTTCTTGACCTTTCTTCAAACGCTCTCTCTGGTCCAGTCCCATCAGAGCTTGGCCGCCTCTCTTCTCTCCAGTTCCTTATCTTGAATGCCAACAAGCTCTCTGGCTCAATACCTTCACAGATTTCAAATCTATTTTCTTTGCAAGTTCTTTGTCTTCAGGATAACCTGTTAAATGGTTCGATTCCTTCAAGTTTGGGTTCTCTGGTCTCTCTTCAGGAGTTCAGGCTTGGTGGTAACCCTAATCTAGGAGGCCCTATCCCTGCCCAGATAGGCCTCCTGAAAAACTTGACAACTCTAGGGTTAGCAGCCAGTGGTTTGACAGGTTCAATCCCTTCCACATTTGGGAACTTGGTAAATTTGCAAACTCTGGCTCTGTATGACACTGACGTCTCTGGTACTATCCCACCTCAGCTGGGTTTGTGCTCAGAGCTCAGGAACTTGTATTTGCACATGAACAAGCTCACTGGATCCATCCCAAAGGAGTTGGGTAAGCTCCAGAAGATCACCAGCTTGCTTCTATGGGGTAATTCTTTATCTGGGGCTATCCCACCTGAGATTTCCAACTCTTCTTCCCTCGTGGTGTTTGATGTTTCCGCCAACGATCTGTCCGGTGAGATTCCTGGAGATTTGGGGAAGCTTGTTTGGTTGGAGCAGCTTCAGTTGTCTGATAATATGTTCACTGGTCATATTCCTTGGGAAATAAGCAACTGCTCAAGCCTCATTGCTCTTCAGCTGGACAAGAACAAGTTATCAGGCTCTATACCCTCCCAAATCGGAAACCTCAAGTCTCTTGAGAGCTTTTTCTTGTGGGAGAACTCGGTTTCAGGAACAATCCCGTCTTCTTTCGGCAACTGTACGGACCTTGTGGCCCTCGACCTCTCTAGGAACAAGCTAACAGGGAGAATACCAGAAGAGCTCTTCAGTTTAAAGAGGCTCAGCAAGCTTCTCCTTCTAGGAAACTCCTTGTCCGGTGGACTACCAAAGAGCGTAGCAAAATGCCAGTCGCTTGTGAGGCTAAGACTGGGAGAGAACCAACTCTCAGGCCAGGTCCCTAAAGAGATTGGCGAGTTACAGAACCTGGTGTTTCTTGATCTCTACATGAACCATTTCTCTGGTGGGCTTCCTTACGAGATCTCCAACATCACTGTCCTTGAGCTCTTAGATGTGCACAACAACTACATCACCGGAGATATCCCTGCTCAGCTAGGCAACCTTGTGAATCTAGAGCAGCTTGACCTCAGCAGAAACAGCTTCACCGGATACATACCCCTGAGTTTCGGCAACTTCAGTTACCTAAACAAGCTGATCCTCAACAACAATCTCCTCACTGGTCAAATCCCTAAATCCATCAAGAATCTACAGAAGCTTACACTGCTTGATCTGAGCTTCAACAGCTTATCCGGTGAAATCCCACAAGAGCTCGGCCGAGTCACGACCTTGACTATAAACCTCGACTTGAGCTACAATGCCTTCACTGGAGACATCCCGGGAACCTTCTCAGGCCTCACACAGTTGCAATCACTCGACCTCTCACACAATATGCTTAACGGTGACATCAAAGTCCTCGGCTCCCTCACAAGCCTAGCTTCCCTCAACATCTCCTTCAACAACTTCTCAGGTCCAATCCCAGCTACACCCTTCTtcaaaacaatctcagcaagttcTTACCTCCAAAACAAAAATCTCTGCCATACAATCGACGGCATCACGTGCTCATCACGCACAGGAAGAAGCAAATCCCCAAAGATGGTAGCTTTAGTCACCGTGATCCTGGCTTCCACCACCATCGCCCTTCTCGCAGCGTGGCTTCTCGTCTTACGCAACAACCACCGCTACAAAACTCAGAAACAAACAACAACGACGACGACGTCATCAACAGCAGAAGACTTGTCATACCCATGGACATTCATCCCGTTTCAGAAACTCGGCATCAGCGTCAACAACATCGTGAGCTCCTTAACGGACGAGAACGTGATCGGAAAAGGCTGTTCGGGAGTCGTTTACAGAGCGGAGATGCCCAACGGAGAGACCATAGCGGTGAAGAAGCTCTGGCGAACTAAAGAGAACGACGACGAACCCACGACAGAGATGGAGATACAGATTCTGGGGAGCATCAGACACAGGAACATCGTGAAGCTGCTAGGTTACTGTTCGAACAAATCAGTGAAGCTGCTTCTGTACAACTACTTCCCCAACGGGAATCTCCAGCAGCTGCTTCAAGGGAACAGAAGCTTGGACTGGGAAACGCGTTACAAGATCGCCATTGGAACCGCTCAGGGTCTTGCTTATCTTCACCACGATTGCCTTCCCGCCATTCTTCACAGAGACGTCAAGTGCAataacatccttcttgattCCAAGTTCGAAGCCATTCTCGCCGATTTTGGACTCGCCAAGGTGATGAATCACACCGCCATGTCTCAGGTCGCTGGCTCCTACGGCTACATCGCTCCAG AATATGGATACACGATGAACATAACAGAGAAGAGTGACGTGTATAGTTACGGCGTCGTTTTGCTTGAGATTCTGAGTGGACGGAGCGCCGTGGAGCCGCAGATTGGCGATGGGCTTCACATAGTGGAATGGGTGAAGAAGAAAATGGGAAGCTTCGAACCGGCGTTATCTGTCCTTGACGTGAAGCTGCAAGGTTTACCGGATCAGATAGTTCAGGAAATGCTTCAGACATTGGGGGTTGCCATGTTCTGTGTGAACTCGTCGCCTGTGGAGAGACCCACGATGAAGGAAGTTGTGGCTTTGTTGACGGAGGTTAAGTGTAGTCCCGAGGAGTGGGGGAAAACATCTCAGCCTCTTATAAAACCTTCTTCCTCTTTGTAA